In Daphnia pulicaria isolate SC F1-1A chromosome 9, SC_F0-13Bv2, whole genome shotgun sequence, a single genomic region encodes these proteins:
- the LOC124313414 gene encoding vitelline membrane outer layer protein 1 homolog — translation MVKLMKFVVLTAVLCCFLPTTVTATSGDWGEIERCPEGEVAFGFSLKIQQEEEDGAVTGISLRCTERVWIYSAQGSTGKWGRQFMCPGMGSLRASKLRVKTKEEGDVTVVTNVSVFCYPNYDQDSEMRGHGFIFGDWKAMELCEYGIIGLQTLVSNNAVSNVKFICSGWRPNWWDR, via the exons TCTCACGGCCGTTCTTTGCTGTTTTCTACCAACGACGGTTACGGCCACTTCGGGCGATTGGGGCGAAATTGAGCGCTGCCCCGAAGGTGAAGTTGCCTTTggattttcattgaaaattcagcaagaggaagaagacggTGCAGTAACCGGCATTTCTCTGAGATGCACTGAGCGTGTTTGGATTTACTCTGCTCAAGGATC AACGGGAAAATGGGGCAGACAATTCATGTGCCCGGGCATGGGTTCGCTTAGAGCATCCAAACTTCGTGTTAAAACTAAGGAAGAAGGAGATGTCACGGTGGTCACCAATGTGAGTGTCTTTTGCTACCCCAACTATGATCAAGACAGCGAGATGAGAGGGCATGGTTTCATTTTCGGCGATTGGAAAGCAATGGAACTTTGCGAATACGGCATCATTGGTCTACAGACATTGGTGAGCAACAACGCTGTCAGCAACGTTAAATTCATTTGCTCGGGATGGCGGCCAAATTGGTGGGACAGATAA
- the LOC124313398 gene encoding vitelline membrane outer layer protein 1 homolog, whose amino-acid sequence MLMKFVCLTAVLCCSLMLITATAELAWNQVENCHNYIFRTIGFSLKARRGDGVGDDTALKGISLKCSDDSWIYSGQEPSGEWGENFICPNDGFLFRCQLRVEPKNGITVVNNLKCFCLLRNGKVEELEGDGLNQGIWEEMYTLDQFCRNGIIGLQTQVLKNTALTNISFTCSKSDGWGWVGRR is encoded by the exons ATGCTGATGAAATTCGTTTGTCTCACGGCTGTACTTTGCTGTTCACTTATGCTGATTACGGCCACTGCTGAGCTCGCATGGAACCAAGTTGAGAATTGccataattatatttttcggACAATTGGATTTTCATTGAAAGCTCGGAGAGGGGATGGAGTAGGCGACGACACGGCTCTAAAAGGCATTTCCCTGAAATGCTCTGACGATAGTTGGATTTACTCTGGTCAAGAACC ATCGGGAGAATGGGGTGAGAATTTTATTTGCCCGAACGacggttttctttttcggtgccAACTTCGTGTTGAACCCAAGAATGGGATCACGGTGGTCAACAATTTGAAATGCTTTTGCTTGCTCCGCAATGGGAAAGTAGAAGAGTTGGAAGGGGACGGGCTCAATCAAGGCATTTGGGAAGAAATGTACACTTTAGACCAATTTTGCCGCAACGGCATCATTGGTCTACAGACCCAAGTGTTGAAAAACACGGCTCTCACCAACATTTCATTTACTTGCTCTAAATCTGATGGTTGGGGTTGGGTTGGTCGGCGTTGA